One genomic segment of Panicum virgatum strain AP13 chromosome 2N, P.virgatum_v5, whole genome shotgun sequence includes these proteins:
- the LOC120661949 gene encoding pentatricopeptide repeat-containing protein At4g33990-like has product MPTLYSAVKRGIKLRLPRPSLASPATIPRRGCRSSCGPPGAAVSHKSLLLRLESGPVLAEVRRLHAALLVRGYRRSTALAAQLVRAYARLGGAGLGHALGVFDGMPRRNSFAWNAVIKGLVDAGRFSEALERYWDVVSDGSIAADCFMYPPVLKACAALGAVQQGRRVRKNIETEIARGSVVPNLFVQCALVDMFAKCRCLGEARSVFESMGVRDLAAWTAMIGGTVHGGDWFEVMDLFNRMRSEGFLPDSVIFATVIPACGRVKELRTGMALQGCAVRCGAGDDICVRNALVDMYCKCTCLDVAASLFWSIDYKDVVSWSTIIAGHLQNRMYASGINLFTEMVSSGVKPNSTTLATILPSLSELKLSRYGKEIHCFSVRNGLDHSEFLVSAFIDFYSKQGLIGEAEIIFKFTPKKDLVIWNSMVGGYAVNEDSKSALHALRALQKVGLRPDHVTVVSVLPLCNQHSRLLQGKELHAYAIRHNLSLVCSVSNALIDMYCKCGCLEIASNILLLMTERNAVTYNTLISSLGKHGHDDQAFILFDLMKRDGVVPDKVTFVALLSCCSHAGLIDKGLHFYDSMLRDYNLSPDKEHFSCIVDLYSRSGKLDDAWSFIANLQEVPEIDVLGCLLSACREHNRMDIAELVAERIFEQNPNDPGYHILLSNIYANAGMWSDVTRIRNMIEDRSLKKRTGNSLI; this is encoded by the coding sequence ATGCCTACGCTCTACTCCGCCGTGAAGAGGGGAATCAAATTGAGGCTGCCTCGCCCTTCCCTTGCCTCCCCAGCGACGATTCCTCGCCGCGGTTGTCGCAGCAGCTGCGGCcctcccggcgccgccgtctcGCACAAGTCGCTCCTCCTCCGGCTGGAGTCGGGCCCAGTGCTCGCGGAGGTGCGGAGACTGCACGCCGCCCTACTGGTGCGCGGGTACCGTCGCAGCACTGCCCTCGCCGCGCAGCTGGTGCGCGCGTACGCCAGGCTGGGGGGTGCAGGGCTCGGCCACGCTCTGGGTGTGTTCGACGGAATGCCTAGGAGGAACTCCTTCGCGTGGAACGCCGTTATTAAGGGCCTCGTCGACGCCGGCAGGTTCTCAGAAGCGCTGGAGCGCTACTGGGACGTGGTCAGTGATGGTTCGATCGCTGCTGACTGTTTCATGTACCCTCCTGTTCTAAAAGCGTGCGCGGCGCTTGGAGCTGTTCAGCAGGGGAGAAGGGTTCGAAAGAACATTGAGACAGAAATTGCCCGTGGCAGTGTGGTGCCCAATTTGTTTGTGCAGTGCGCACTCGTGGACATGTTTGCCAAGTGTAGGTGCTTGGGCGAAGCAAGGAGCGTGTTTGAGAGCATGGGAGTAAGGGACTTGGCTGCATGGACTGCGATGATCGGAGGGACTGTGCATGGAGGGGACTGGTTCGAGGTGATGGATTTGTTCAATCGCATGAGGTCAGAAGGGTTTCTGCCTGATTCTGTGATTTTCGCCACTGTTATTCCAGCATGTGGTAGGGTGAAAGAGCTTAGGACTGGAATGGCATTGCAGGGCTGTGCAGTAAGATGTGGAGCCGGCGATGACATTTGTGTTCGTAATGCTTTAGTTGATATGTACTGCAAATGTACTTGTCTGGATGTGGCAGCTTCTCTGTTTTGGTCTATTGATTACAAGGATGTAGTCTCTTGGAGCACCATAATCGCAGGGCATTTACAAAATAGAATGTATGCCTCAGGTATCAATTTGTTTACTGAAATGGTTTCTTCAGGAGTAAAGCCTAACTCGACTACTCTGGCGACCATACTTCCTAGTCTTTCAGAGCTTAAGTTATCCAGGTATGGAAAAGAAATTCATTGCTTCTCCGTAAGAAATGGACTTGACCACAGTGAGTTTCTGGTGAGTGCATTCATTGACTTCTACAGTAAGCAAGGACTCATTGGGGAAGCAGAAATTATATTTAAGTTCACACCAAAGAAAGATTTAGTCATTTGGAATTCAAtggttggaggatatgctgtgAATGAGGATTCTAAGTCAGCATTGCATGCATTAAGGGCACTACAGAAAGTGGGACTAAGACCTGATCATGTGACTGTTGTTTCAGTTCTTCCGCTATGCAATCAACACTCCAGGCTCCTTCAGGGTAAGGAACTACATGCTTATGCCATCAGGCATAACCTAAGTTTGGTTTGCTCAGTTAGTAATGCACTTATAGATATGTACTGCAAGTGTGGTTGCCTAGAAATAGCCAGCAATATTCTTCTACTAATGACAGAGCGCAATGCTGTTACATATAACACTCTGATTTCTTCTCTTGGAAAGCATGGTCATGATGATCAAGCATTCATTCTTTTTGACCTAATGAAGAGAGATGGAGTTGTTCCAGATAAAGTGACTTTTGTAGCTCTGTTGTCATGTTGTAGCCATGCAGGCCTTATTGATAAGGGCTTGCACTTCTACGATTCCATGTTACGGGACTATAATCTCTCTCCAGATAAGGAGCACTTTTCGTGCATTGTTGACCTTTATAGCAGATCTGGGAAGCTTGATGATGCTTGGAGTTTTATTGCAAATTTACAAGAAGTGCCAGAAATCGATGTTCTTGGGTGTCTATTGTCAGCGTGCAGAGAGCATAATAGAATGGAC